DNA from Fusarium verticillioides 7600 chromosome 4, whole genome shotgun sequence:
GATAGGCCATGGGGTAGTTAGGCTTTCGTCAGAGGCAGGTTGACCAATTGCACGACACTCACAATCATAAAATGATGGGCAAAGTGAAGACAGACAGCTGCAGAAAATACAAATCCGAATTTGTTGAGGCACATAAGTATGCCCTCCCTCCCGTTTATTGATTGATACTAGGTTATCTGTGTcagaataagctctcagccacaagtctcaactgcaaataacacttctagaTAGCTAAAACTTATGACATCTCagcgagacatatcaagccaatACACTAAAAGAATATGATTTAACTTTAGCTTTTAGAAAGTAATCCGCACATAGCCTCAATAAAGATAACTCTCCTGATTGAAAGCTGAATAAAATGCTTTTATAATAGTTCAGTCAGTAAGTTTACTGGCAGCTGCTGGGGTATAAGAAGCCGTCCTGATCCCTCATTGCTAGAGTCCCTCCCTCCCTTTTACCCGATCTGAAAAATATCTTCCTTTTCAGAACCAACCCGCttcctcactctcatcacGTTATCCACGTCCCAAACTCCAACATTTATTCCCACCCTCCCTCTATCAATCTGATAACCTCCGCATACACCAGCCCCCTATTACATTCACTAGCCATCATGTGCTGTGGCGGCCGCAGTTCAACATCCACACTCCAAAGCAAGCCCTTCGATGGACCATTTCGATCTCGGCCGAGCCCGAGTCTCGGGACTCGGGCTATGAGGCATGGTGCTAGCTCACGCGCCTCTCGACCTGCGTCTCGTGGGTTCTCTACATCCATGAGCAGTGCACCTAAGACCTCTGGTTTTAAAGCAAGTCGATGGTAGCTCTGATCGATCCCCAGCCTTCGAGCTGGCATTACGAACTTTCGCTGTTCTTGTCTTCACACGATCAGCCTTACGGTTCGAAGAAACAACCGCGTCCTTTCTGATCTTTTGAGTTCGGATATGATTACAAGATCACTCGCTCCAAAGTGAAAAGTAGATATGCTCCCCATTTCACTTATCTGCGACGCTCACTGAAGGGAGGAATGGGAGGATTAAAACGCACTTGTCAGAGAGAGTTGCTATTTAGGTATCATGAAATGGCCTGGGACGGCAATACTCCCCAGTCTTCAATATGGAGGACCTAGAGCAGCTTTCCACAAATCCAAGTCTCAATGAAAAGTTTTCTAGAAAACACAAGGCAAAAAATCCTAAAATGTGCAAAGTTTCTTTGGCAAACACAGTTGACCTCAGGGCTGTGGCCTAGAATTGTGAATTTTATAGATTAAACATGTCTGAGACCTCAAATCCGAAAGCATCTTTGCAGCTTAGACTCGGTTTACTATTGAGACATGTGCTTTGACAGTGGTAAGTTTAATGCTCTAAAAGAACTTAGTACGTAAACTCATACGTCGACAGTCTGTCGTTGGTGCCTAGGCACATCTTCGCTTTAGACTTCAATAATTCTGGAGCTTGAGTGTACAGATGGTGTTTCTCATTGGACCACAACGGAATTCTAAATCTATTTATGATATTCAAGATGGTGATTAGCCAATGGTATTAAATCTTGTTAGAACAAGATTTCACTTTGTAAATGCCCAGGTTCTTAGGGTTCAAGCGGAGGCTATGAAAGGTGATCCGGTGTTCAAAAGCCTGTAATTTCTGCTTCTATACATCAACCTTGCAACCAttacctcttcctcaagacaTTAGGCCAACCTCTCAAGCCACCGAGCTTTGAGCCTCAATCTCAGTTCAACCAGCCTCTTTTCGTAAAGATTTAATAAAAAACCAATCCACCGCCTCTTAGACTTTCACTAGATTCTTTGTGCCGGAacaagctctcagccacaagtctcaactgtaGATAACACTTCGAGCCCACTTTTTGGACATCAATACCATGTTTACTGACTAATTGCTACATAAAAACGCAAATGATGACTTCTTAACCGGCCTTGAGGCGTATAAGATGCTCCAATCCCACGGCCAAGAAAGGTTAGCTCAATTAGACTTTCATCATGTGCGGCGGTCGTCGTTCTACAAGCATGGTCGAACCGGACCACAAGGTGCATGACTCCCATCGATGCAAACAGGGAATAAAAAGGCCAAGTTTCGGGACGTACGAAGCACTTGGAGCATCGGGGACGGCGTAACATGGGTGCAGGCCCCATGTCACGATGTATTGTTATAGAAGTGGAGGGCATTAGCGGGACTTCATTAAGAAGAGATCAACACTGGACAGGAAATATGATAGACCTGCATCCCATTCTCCTAGTTCTTAAAGGCCCCATTGGACAGCTCATCCTCCAAATCGTAGTAAGCCTGAAACTCGCAGTAACAAATCTCAGGATCactctcaacatcaaagtTGAAATTggcctcctcatcgtcaatcaGCACCTTTGGCAAGCCATTCGCCGCCGCAGCCTCAGCGAGAAGCTGAACACGACAGCTCCTCTCCATAGACGTATACAGCCACGCTGCCTCGTCCACGGTTTGTCCAACGGTTAGGATACCGTGGTTTCGCAGGATGCAGCCTTTGCCTTTGGGTCccattgctgctgcgatGCGGTCTCCTTCTTCACTTCCCAAAACAACACCGCCGTAACTATCATAAACGCTATGCGCATCTCCTCGGAATTTACACACATCTTGCGTCAACATCTCAAGACGCTTTCCAAACACAGACCAAGCTTTTCCATGAATGCTATGACAGTGGCAAATAGCATGAACATCGCTCCTCGCCTTATGAATAGAAGCATGGATCAAAAACCCCGCTGAGTTAGGCGGTCGCGTACGGTTTCCCCCAATGACCTCCCCCTTCAGATTGACAAGGATCATATCGCTGACTTTCAAAAGGCCAAAGTGGCGGCCTAGGGGGTTCGTCCAAAAAGCATCGGTGAATTCGGGGTCGCGCACGGAAATGTGACCGCTTATGCCTTCGACGTAGCCTTCGCGGTGCCAGTGGCGAAAGGCGGCGGCCATATGCTCGAGCTGCCATTGGCGCTGGGAGGCGAAGTTTGGGTGCGTGGGGATGCCGCGGAGGACGACGTCGCCGTGAGACATTGCTTGAAGGGGGGTTTTATCTTTGAGTTCATGGCCGTGAGTGGGTTTGGAGTTGGGGGAGATGGTGAGGGTGCCGCTTTGGGCTTgaatggtggtggttgaagaCATGACTGATAtgagtgaggttgatgatgtttcttgTCGACGTTGAATTCTGAGTTGGCTTTTGGTCTTTTATGTCTTTGTTATTCTTCATTTATCATTGGCGTGCGCCCTCTAAATACCCTCTGCTAGTCATGATTGCGGGGAAGCGCCTTGTTCAGATCAAATGGTGCTTATCATAAGCGGGACCGGAATCTTGGCCCGGTTAATGTAGCATCAAATCTTGAGGATGAAAAGCGTCAACTTAAAGGCGTGGACGGCAAATTGCAAGAATTCTTTAGTGAAAAGAGGGCGCATAGGATAAAAATCCAGACCGGATAGATGTTACTTCTTTGAGGTCCGGTCAGACCAATTAGATGCGACGGATCGTCGCCATCGGGTAAACGGCCCGGTCACAAGTCAAAAAGCTTTATATACGAGTCTCAACGCCggatcatgatgatatcccGGTTGTGCTCCTCCATTCTCTCTTCGCCTTCCATATCGCACTGTTCCCAAGACGGACCAGTTCGGAAATGAACCGGTTCAGCTCTTGAATACAGTCGATATCATTATCCGTCAAGTCCGCCATCGGCATATCCTGGAACAGTGTTGCGCAGCCCGCTaagagatcaagatcgcTTCGGGCCCGTGGATCAGActgatggaggagaaggttcATGAACAgtgccatggctgctatcGGTGGATAAATAGCGATATGACTGTTAATGTTAGAATAGATTGAGTAAAGAGGCCTGTTAGACTTACCCAAACATGTCCTCTTGAAGGATATCTATATGTGATTTGAAGATCTGAAGAGTAGTGCGACTCGCCTCGAGAGAGATATCACTACTTGAATGATAAACACTATGTAGATCATCGGGAAGTTTATCGTCTACTCCGTATAGTGCACCGCATCTCCGGACGGCGGTATGAATCATCGTCATTAGGTATTTGTACTCCAGCTGCAGATGGACGCATCTTATTCTTTGAACAAAAGACATATCTGGGTGCAGGAGCGGGTGTTCTGAACTCATAGACCACTTCGGCCTATAAGCCACAGGAATACTTGAGCGCCACGTCTCGAGATCAACATCCAGTTGGCGAACTTGTCCAAGAATCGCTGCATCCAATAGTTTCGAATTGTCCAGCGAGCAGAGAAATAGACAAATCTTTTCTTTGATCTGCGACAAGCAAAGGTCCTGCGAGAAGCACATAGAGTCGTCTTGGAGGAACATCCCACCTTGAGTAGTGCCAACCCGGTCCTGATATACCCTTGCCCAATCATCCGGCAGCGTCAGGTCACAATAGTCCCTCGTCAGACAAGGTGGTCTTCCGTACTTTAGGGCTATATCTTTGTCGAGAATGTAACACAGCCAGAAGAGGTTCCGGATATGTCTTTGCCGACGACCAACTCCAGTGTCTGGCCCGGATGGATGTGCGATGTGGCCTTTCAGATCGTATATAGCACGGCAGGCGTAGGGATGAAGTTCAGCAGCGGCACTCCACTGGCCTGAGAGCAGATGGTATATTTGCTGAAGTGTGTCAGCGCAGAGTACATATTGCTTAGATCAACGTTGACTTACAAGCATGATGACTGTTTGAAGGCTTTCCAGGGTGCTCTGGCCAAGTAACTGCGGCAAATAGCTGTGCGACGCACGTATATAGGCATCACTATCATCAGGTTGCAGCAGAGAGCCCTTCAACCGTGAACACAGAGCCATGAACGCCAAAAAGCACATCTGCGCTGACTGTGACTCGGTATAAGCCGCCGCCAACGTCTCCTTAACAAGCGCGACGTCAATGATGGGGTATAAAAGTCGCCAGGGTGACGTGAAGTACGAATTTAGAAATGCTTCTATCATTTGTCGTTCTGGGAAGGTGAATGGAGGTGATGAGCTACTAAAATAGTGGTTCTGCGACCCAAAGAGACGGAACCCATCTAGGGAGACGTTTTCGCCAATCTTGGAGGATATCCACTCTCGACCTTGGGGGGAATTGATGGGTATGCCCTTGAAGTACCAGTGCTGTCCGAGACATGTCCAGATCGATACCGATACGGCATTTGCGGGATTTTGCTGGAGATATGGTGAGATACAACCCGTGGTATCCTCAGAATTACCTCGCAACGTTGGAAGTGGACTGGCGGCCCGAGTTGCACTAATCTCGGAGCGCATCTGCACAAGAGatgcttcaagctcagcGACTCGGCTCTCCAGTGTCGCCACCTTCTTTACCAATGCGCCTCTATGGTGTGTCAGCCAGGTCCCTTCTCGTACGTGGTCTCAAAGGAACTTACACCACATTTGGTGTACTATGTGATTCCCTGGTCGTCACGCACTCGATATGAAGCTTCGAGCAGCGTTCACACCGCCCTTCGGGATCTGGCCTGACGCATTGGATCTAGTTTATTCTCGTTAGTCTACGGATAATTCGGGGGCTGAGTCGTGGGGTGCGTTACCTTTCTTTTGGAGCAGCCGTCACAGGCTCGTAGTCTCGGAGGCATTGTTGGTTGAGTTGTTGGCGATTTCCAGCGGAGGAGCGGATTCCGTGGTGGTTTTAATGCGCTGTGGTCTAAGAGGATGAGCTAACTTGAATGTCTCAAGTGCAGCAGGTTCGCTACGCTGATTGGTGAGTTGGTTATTCTGATGGGGGGGCGCGGATTCCGCATGCCCGCTGTGGGGTTACGGCTTTCATTCTCGTGCATGGCACTATTATGTTTATGTAGATCACCTAGCTGCAGTAATGATGGCAAACTTGAAAACAGGTGGACTATGTTCGAATGGCTTGATATGTGGAACCCAACAAAGTAATAGAAGGAGTATAAATAGGGCCCTTACCTCCTATCACTCAGCCGCATTTTCACAACGTCAACTATCTATCGTTTTGCCCTTCAACGCTCACAATGGCTTCTATCAAGCTACCAAAGGCCACCTGGTCTCGCATCACTTCCAGCAAGCGTCTCTACCGTTCCTCTCAGGCTGTCTCTACGGTAGATCAGAAGATATACATCTTTGGTGGCGAGTTGCTCCCACGTGAGCCAGTCGACAACAGAGTCGATGTAATCAGCCTCGATACTCAGGGTACTGCTATACTTCATCACTGCTGAAAGGTTTCTAACATTTGCAGAGCACGGCGCTCAAGTGCTCACGGCTCCCACCAAAGCACCCTCACCTCGAGTCGGCAGCCCAAGCACCACCATCGGaagcaacatcttcctcttctccgGCCGCGGGGGTCTCGAGATGAAGCCCATCGAAGAAAATGGAGCTATATGGCGGTACAACACAGTCGAAAATACATGGGACTCTATCGAGCCCGCTGATCCTTCTGCGCCTTTCCCAGACGGTCGAAGCTACCATTGCATCACTTCAAATGGCGTTGACCAGCTTTACCTCCACTCTGGATGCCCTGAGCAGAACAGACTTAACGACCTTTGGGTTTTTGACGTGGCCAAAATGGCATGGGCTGAACTTCCTTGTGCACCAGGTCCTGCGCGTGGTGGCTCATCGATCGCATTTCACGACGAGAAGTTGTATCGCATGAACGGCTTTGATGGCAAGACAGAACAGGGCGGTGCGCTGGACATCTATGACATTAAGACTAGTTCATGGTCTACTGTTACTTACAAGccagatggtgttgaaggtcCTGAAGCGAGGAGTGTCGCAACACTACTGGCGATCTCAGGGCAAAGCAAGACATTTTTAGTGACTATGTTTGGCGAGAGAGACCCTAGCGCTCTGGGCCACgctggtgctggaaagaTGCTGTCTGACGTCTGGGCTTTTGACATCGAGGGGAGGGCCTGGCAGAGAGTGGAGCTTGGGGACGATGGACCTGTTGCTAGGGGATGGTTTGACGCTGACGCTGTGAGGGATGAAGATGCAAAGGATGCGGTGGTTATACATGGGGGTCTTGGGGAGGATAATCAAAGACTTGGTGATATTTGGGTATTGCGTTTTTAGGCCCGGATTATGATGCGTATCGAAGGAAGCggtctcaagaccaacgcACCATGGGAGCACCAGACCGCTAACTACCGTAGCTGCATTGATCATTGATCATAgttctctgtctctcttgCTAAACGAGCATATAATTAGAGCACCATGACATTCGTTCGAACGAAAAGTACATATTGCATTCCCCGCAAAAATATAAACAGGCCCTAGACTAAAGTTGGCATGCGTGCGCTAGTACAGTATTATGCGTCTCCTATTCGACCGTTCCGCTGCAAGGATATACGCCAGTGTCCCAAAATCATCTTTAGACGGCCGCTTCGTGATAAAGGCACAGCTAACAACCCGGTACCCATCACAATATGGCCGCAGGACAATGGGTACTCTTAGCCCCTGTAAGATCCATACTTCATCTCCATCCGTAATGGAGATAAGAGCGTTGCCAACCCATCCTTCGACGCTGTTAAAATCTGCCTCTGGCCATGATTTCATGCCCACCTTGATTCTTGTAAAGAAGGTCCCATAAACCCTTAGGCAGTACGCTTGCATCTGGTCGTTTGGGTCTGTAATGGTTTCGAAAGCACATTGTGGAGATTCTTGGGGCATGATGCTCCAGATGGGAGGTTGCCTATCCGTAAAGTCCATATCCGCGGCTTCGGTACTGCTCCAATCGGCCACCCAGGAAGGGACGTCAAGATTCTTACGTTGAACCAATCTGGTAGCTTGCGCTAGGACACCTAGACTATCTTCCTTTTCGATTATTGCTCTGGTAGTCATTATCATGACCTCGCTTGCACTCAAGCCACTTGAATAGTCAGGAAAGATGTTGTATCCTGGCGAAGCCAAGCCGAGCATAGCATATACTCGATCACGATCATCGGAAGATTTACAAGATCGAGAGTGTGATAATAGAGTCTTGATGTCCATGCTGCCGCTCCAGCggatcttcatcctcaatgcGTTTCGCACATGGTCgacttggcgatggaggtCTCTTTCCTGAACGATGTCGTGGATGTGGTCAAGTTGGCAAGCCTCGGGACCATCCATCGGGAGCCCGCTCGAAAGGAGATAAAGAGTCCGGTTCATCAGAAACCATCCGTGTATTTCGCAAAAGTCTTGCAGGACCTTGCTGCACCGCTCCCATGAGGCGGAATAGTGTCCGAACATAAAACTCACTTGTCCAGATACTATGAATTCCTGGCAGATCCAGGCTCGATTCCACCATGGGCTGCTGAGCAGGTCGCAGAATGCATTCCATCCGTTGGCAAACTTGTCGCTGCCGGTGCGGTCCAAGAGATAGTGTAGTACGCGAAACTGTTGCTCTGTATAACGCCTATTACGCTTGCGTCTGGAGGTGTCGGACAGTATGGCCCTTTCAAGGATTGCCCCTTGTGGTTCAGTCCCCTCTTCAGTACCTAGTTCGCCTTCTCTGTTGCCTTGCAATGACCCATCGTCTTGTTGAAAAGTGACAGCGTCACACAGGTCGTTGAACCATTTCAGTCCCTCGCCACTAGTTGGCGATGTCGATAAGCAAGCCAGAGTTCGTTCCGCGGACTGGTAAATCTCCCTCATGAAGCCGACTTGGTGCGACCTCTCACTTAAATTGTGCTGATTGATGCATAACTGATCGACCCAGAGTCGGAGTGGTCCTTGTCCAGACGATTGCATCCAATACTGACGAGCTAGTACCAGTGCATGATGCAAATTCGCAAATATGTTACACCTGACGCCACTTACTCGGATTTCCTTTGTGTCTGTCGGGTCTCCTGCGCAATATGACAGAGCCAGATACTGTTTTCGGGCCTTGGTCAACAACGTCGCAGGCAGTAATTTGCACTCAAGGATACCGTCGCCAGTTTGTGTAGAAATCTCGATAAGTCGAATTTCCTGCTTGCTTTTGTCGAGAATCTGGTACAGGTTCGCTGAATAGAACATGGTATTTTCCGGAGTTTTGAATATATCGAGCCCTGGAGGCGCGCTGTGGACTGACCCCGCCTTTGTCACACTGCTTGTCGCCATTGcgggagaaggaggctaaAGGGAACTGTCGAGAACTCAGAATAATTGGCAAGGAAATCTAATGGTCGATTATATCTAAATTGTAGTGAAGATAGTGATTTGTTGATTGTGTTCAGGCTATGCTTGGGTGGGGGGTGCCGGTCCGCCTTCAAATATGCCTCGCAGCCTAACGCTGGCGCAGGTTGAAAGCGAGAATCCGTGGAATCTGATTGGTAGCGCTATCTACTACTCAGGTCAGGTATCGGAAATTCTTGATGTTCCCATCCTCATCGGAAACATCGAGCTCAGCGTCGTTATCCAAGGACCCGTagatcttctcgttgcgCCTGTTCTCTCTCTCCAGTGCGAAATGCATGAACAATGCCAGAACTACAATAGCGCCACTCATTCCACAACCGATCGCGCAACCCTTGACAAAGAATGGTCTACCCCGATATTAGTTTTGACCTCAGCACATGATCCACAGCTAAGGTAACTTACGAGTCCTCTTTTGGAAACATGTAGCTGCTGAGGAGAGACGAGCATTGCCCAATTATCAGCGTAATGGCAAGGCCGGCTCCCTTCTTCGAATCCCGTCCCTGGTTATTGAGCAACCAGGTGATATTGATACATAACGCCGGGAAAATACCGCAAGCGGCGAGCCATACACCAGCGTATCGGGGACCCGGGCGATGAATATCTTGGATCCCAGCAAGAAGGCCATAGCCGACGGtggcaatggcagcaaaTCCCGCAATGACAAACCCACGATTTCCCCACCGATCCGAGAAGAACGCAGCGCCCA
Protein-coding regions in this window:
- a CDS encoding L-fuculose-phosphate aldolase codes for the protein MSSTTTIQAQSGTLTISPNSKPTHGHELKDKTPLQAMSHGDVVLRGIPTHPNFASQRQWQLEHMAAAFRHWHREGYVEGISGHISVRDPEFTDAFWTNPLGRHFGLLKVSDMILVNLKGEVIGGNRTRPPNSAGFLIHASIHKARSDVHAICHCHSIHGKAWSVFGKRLEMLTQDVCKFRGDAHSVYDSYGGVVLGSEEGDRIAAAMGPKGKGCILRNHGILTVGQTVDEAAWLYTSMERSCRVQLLAEAAAANGLPKVLIDDEEANFNFDVESDPEICYCEFQAYYDLEDELSNGAFKN